One Edaphobacter bradus DNA window includes the following coding sequences:
- a CDS encoding cupin domain-containing protein, whose product MAVFDHWAYIFALILHAPLRLEAAVVAPPREAQAAQHGSTARTRTVLSQPLPKLDGDHLAVHMVEVRYGPGESNAAHSHPCPVIGYVLTGAVRMQVQDPGSVQPGPVTVYRAGESFYEAPNGRHLVSANASQTEPTTFLATFVCDHPTELSVPAPSTKGDSRP is encoded by the coding sequence ATGGCTGTCTTCGATCACTGGGCTTACATCTTTGCGTTGATCCTGCATGCTCCGCTGCGGCTGGAGGCTGCAGTTGTTGCGCCGCCGCGGGAGGCTCAGGCAGCGCAGCATGGGTCCACTGCGCGCACCCGCACGGTCCTCTCGCAGCCGCTACCGAAGCTCGATGGGGACCATCTTGCCGTGCACATGGTCGAGGTCCGTTACGGCCCCGGTGAATCCAACGCAGCTCACAGCCACCCTTGCCCTGTCATCGGCTATGTCCTTACCGGCGCCGTGCGCATGCAGGTGCAAGATCCAGGGAGTGTGCAACCCGGCCCAGTCACCGTGTACCGCGCAGGCGAGAGTTTTTATGAGGCTCCCAACGGCCGCCATCTGGTCTCCGCCAACGCCAGCCAGACTGAGCCAACGACCTTCCTCGCTACCTTCGTCTGTGACCACCCCACAGAACTCAGCGTTCCTGCTCCGTCCACGAAAGGAGATTCACGTCCATGA
- a CDS encoding DoxX protein: MSTFPAAHHIEAFALRLRRLQPFAIRYAQIALGVTFLSAVADRFGLLGRYGGWGNFANFTAYTAKVLAFLPASTIPFFAWAATIGEIVFGLALILYGVLPARIVRASAWPRYVALGSSILLLLFAISMAISLGLKKPLDYSVFSASAGALLLAVFPDRTCE, encoded by the coding sequence ATGAGCACTTTTCCAGCGGCTCACCACATCGAAGCCTTTGCACTGCGGCTTCGGCGTCTTCAGCCGTTCGCCATCCGCTACGCCCAGATCGCCCTTGGGGTCACCTTCCTTTCTGCGGTTGCTGACCGCTTTGGTCTCCTCGGCCGCTACGGAGGATGGGGCAACTTTGCTAACTTCACGGCGTACACCGCTAAGGTCCTGGCCTTCCTGCCTGCGTCCACGATTCCCTTCTTCGCCTGGGCGGCCACTATTGGCGAGATCGTCTTCGGCCTCGCACTCATCCTCTACGGTGTTCTCCCTGCTCGCATTGTCCGCGCCAGTGCCTGGCCCCGCTACGTGGCGCTCGGCTCCTCCATCCTTCTTCTGCTCTTTGCCATTTCGATGGCCATCTCGCTCGGCCTAAAGAAGCCGCTCGACTACTCCGTCTTCTCTGCCTCAGCCGGAGCTCTTTTGCTCGCCGTCTTTCCAGACCGCACTTGTGAGTGA
- a CDS encoding carboxymuconolactone decarboxylase family protein yields the protein MQPRFNYAKLSPVGYHAMLGLEKYLAQCGLEEGLIHLVKLRVSQINGCAFCLDMHWKDLRALGESEQRLYSLDAWRECPYYTDRERAALAWAEAVTQITSGHASDAVYEEARAHLSEKEISDLTFAIVTINAWNRLAISNRTVPGEYQPAKRHETVSV from the coding sequence ATGCAGCCACGTTTCAACTACGCCAAGCTCTCCCCCGTCGGCTACCATGCCATGCTCGGCCTCGAAAAGTATCTCGCCCAGTGCGGACTTGAAGAAGGCCTGATCCACCTGGTCAAACTGCGCGTCTCGCAGATCAATGGCTGCGCCTTCTGCCTCGACATGCACTGGAAGGACCTTCGCGCCCTCGGAGAAAGCGAGCAGCGCCTCTACTCCCTCGACGCCTGGCGCGAGTGCCCCTACTACACCGATCGCGAGCGCGCCGCCCTCGCCTGGGCCGAGGCGGTGACCCAGATCACGAGCGGGCACGCCTCGGACGCGGTGTATGAGGAGGCTCGCGCGCACCTGAGCGAGAAGGAGATCTCGGACCTGACGTTTGCGATTGTGACGATCAATGCGTGGAACCGGCTGGCGATCTCGAACCGCACGGTTCCGGGAGAGTATCAACCGGCAAAACGGCACGAGACGGTCAGCGTCTAG
- a CDS encoding lysozyme: protein MSNFTYSEAGFALTKSFEGLRLNAYPDSAGVSTIGYGHTGRGVHPGLTITEDQATTFLLSDLAHAVTGVNRLVTAPIHQNHFDALVDFTFNLGLATLAHSTLLRAVNAGDLASAAGQFILWDHIRGTVVPGLLRRRQAEAKLFSS from the coding sequence ATGTCGAACTTTACCTACAGCGAGGCCGGCTTCGCCCTCACCAAATCCTTCGAGGGCCTCCGACTCAACGCCTACCCCGACTCCGCAGGCGTCTCGACCATCGGTTACGGCCACACCGGCCGCGGCGTCCACCCGGGCCTCACCATCACCGAGGACCAGGCCACAACCTTCCTCCTCAGCGACCTCGCCCACGCCGTCACCGGCGTCAACCGCCTCGTCACCGCGCCAATCCACCAGAACCACTTCGACGCGCTCGTCGACTTCACCTTCAACCTCGGCCTGGCGACGCTCGCCCACTCCACGCTTCTGCGCGCAGTCAACGCCGGAGACCTCGCCTCCGCCGCCGGCCAGTTCATCCTCTGGGACCACATACGCGGAACCGTCGTCCCCGGCCTCCTGCGCCGCCGCCAAGCCGAAGCAAAGCTCTTCAGCTCGTGA
- a CDS encoding GatB/YqeY domain-containing protein, translating to MSISKKIDADIIAAMKAKEEHRLTTLRMVKSALKSKAIDKRAELTDAEETQILSTLIKQRKESVESFLKGNRPELAAKERDEIAMIETYLPQAASEDQIRTVVHEVIDQLTVNGVRPGPKDMGPAMRVVQQYILANGLRADGKLVSEIVKAELAK from the coding sequence ATGAGCATCAGTAAAAAGATCGACGCCGACATCATCGCCGCCATGAAGGCCAAAGAAGAGCACCGCCTCACCACCCTACGCATGGTCAAGTCCGCTCTCAAGAGCAAGGCGATCGACAAGCGCGCCGAACTCACCGACGCAGAAGAGACGCAGATCCTCTCCACCCTCATCAAGCAGCGCAAGGAGTCCGTCGAGTCCTTCCTCAAAGGCAACCGCCCCGAACTCGCCGCGAAGGAGCGGGACGAGATCGCCATGATTGAAACCTACCTCCCGCAGGCCGCCAGCGAAGACCAGATCCGCACCGTCGTCCACGAGGTCATCGACCAGCTTACGGTCAACGGAGTCAGACCCGGCCCCAAAGACATGGGACCCGCCATGAGGGTCGTCCAGCAGTACATCCTCGCCAACGGCCTCCGCGCCGACGGCAAGCTGGTCAGCGAAATCGTCAAAGCCGAACTCGCAAAGTAG
- a CDS encoding pyridoxal-phosphate-dependent aminotransferase family protein, producing the protein MIRKTRLFTPGPTPLLPAAQFAMAAADVHHRTPEFRALYTRVLAQLKEFVGTKNDVIILSSSGTGAMEASVSNLTSPGDRVLVLTAGKFGERWTALAKAFGCEVDVVSAPYGKTFSLDEVAAALKLETRAVFMQANETSTGVRHDVQGVAKLLKDRGSEALLIVDGITGLGTSHLDMDGWGVDVLIGGSQKAVMIPPGLSYLAVSDRAWDRMEATYNPRYYFDLRKERKNAKNGESAYTPAVALIAALGAALDYIAAQADGNLVEGRKKLVDNAETIAAMTRAAVEALGMKIFCESPGAAATAVLPPAGVDSGVVVKELKSRFAAIITNGQGEMKGQIFRIAHLGFFDYLDTIALIGALEQVVAKSLPTPGFAFGNGLIAAQKVYAERTSK; encoded by the coding sequence ATGATCCGGAAGACACGTCTGTTTACTCCAGGCCCTACGCCGCTGCTTCCTGCCGCCCAGTTCGCCATGGCGGCCGCTGATGTTCACCACCGTACTCCTGAGTTTCGCGCGCTGTACACCCGTGTTCTGGCGCAGCTGAAGGAGTTTGTGGGGACAAAGAATGATGTGATTATCCTGTCGAGCTCGGGGACGGGCGCGATGGAGGCTTCAGTTTCGAACCTGACCTCGCCGGGCGACCGCGTGCTGGTGTTGACGGCGGGCAAGTTTGGCGAGCGCTGGACGGCGCTGGCCAAGGCCTTCGGCTGCGAGGTGGATGTGGTGAGCGCGCCGTACGGCAAGACGTTCTCGCTGGATGAGGTGGCCGCGGCGCTGAAGCTGGAGACGCGCGCGGTGTTCATGCAGGCCAATGAGACCTCGACGGGCGTGCGCCACGATGTGCAGGGAGTGGCGAAGCTGCTGAAGGACAGAGGTAGCGAGGCGCTGCTGATTGTCGATGGCATTACTGGATTGGGCACGTCGCACCTGGATATGGATGGCTGGGGCGTGGATGTGCTGATCGGCGGCTCGCAGAAGGCGGTGATGATTCCTCCGGGGCTGAGCTATCTGGCGGTGAGCGATCGCGCGTGGGACCGCATGGAGGCGACGTACAATCCGCGGTACTACTTCGACCTGCGCAAGGAGCGCAAGAACGCGAAGAATGGTGAAAGCGCGTATACGCCTGCTGTGGCGCTGATTGCTGCTCTGGGCGCGGCGCTGGATTACATTGCCGCGCAGGCAGATGGCAACCTTGTGGAGGGTCGCAAGAAGCTGGTCGACAACGCGGAGACGATTGCCGCGATGACTCGGGCGGCTGTCGAGGCGCTGGGGATGAAGATCTTCTGCGAATCGCCAGGTGCTGCGGCTACGGCTGTGCTGCCTCCGGCGGGCGTTGATTCGGGAGTGGTGGTGAAAGAGCTGAAGTCGCGGTTTGCGGCGATCATCACGAACGGACAGGGCGAGATGAAGGGGCAGATCTTCCGGATTGCTCACCTGGGCTTCTTTGACTATCTGGATACCATCGCGCTGATTGGGGCGCTGGAGCAGGTGGTGGCGAAGTCACTACCGACTCCGGGGTTTGCGTTCGGCAATGGTCTGATTGCCGCGCAGAAGGTCTACGCCGAGAGAACCTCAAAATAA
- a CDS encoding glutathionylspermidine synthase family protein translates to MQRIALAPRDGWQRKVEAAGLVFHSPEGEGMDRPYWDESAAYQFSAAEIDRLEAAGNELQEMCLAAAQHVIDNKRYAELGIPAEAVAAIEWAWEAEPPAIYGRFDVAYDGDGPPKLLEYNADTPTALLEAAVIQWSWLEEQFPSADQFNSIHDKLIAKWKDVDPYLSKPVYFAGLDNAEDQLTLAYLRDTAEQAGVKTRQMLMEEIGWNEERQGFVDPDEQQMFSVFKLYPWELMVAEEFGPAALRTYQSMRWMEPVWKMLLSNKGILPVLWEMYPGHELLLEAHFANEGGRNTHGMRDYVRKPLFSREGENITVVRDGATEYSTGGRYTGAEIVQALGPEAAFADNLRPGATRHPVLGLWMVDQECCGMGIRESSGPITNNLSSFVPHYFV, encoded by the coding sequence ATGCAGCGGATTGCGCTTGCGCCGAGGGACGGCTGGCAGCGGAAGGTGGAAGCTGCAGGGCTGGTGTTTCATTCGCCTGAGGGCGAGGGAATGGACCGGCCTTACTGGGATGAGTCTGCGGCATACCAGTTTTCGGCGGCGGAGATCGACCGGCTGGAGGCTGCGGGGAATGAGCTGCAGGAGATGTGTCTGGCGGCGGCGCAGCATGTGATCGATAACAAGCGGTATGCGGAGCTGGGGATTCCCGCGGAGGCCGTGGCGGCGATTGAGTGGGCGTGGGAGGCGGAGCCGCCGGCTATCTATGGGCGGTTCGATGTGGCGTATGACGGGGATGGGCCTCCGAAGCTGCTGGAGTACAACGCAGACACGCCGACGGCGCTGTTGGAGGCGGCGGTGATTCAGTGGTCGTGGCTGGAGGAGCAGTTTCCGAGCGCGGACCAGTTCAACTCGATCCACGACAAGCTGATTGCGAAGTGGAAGGATGTGGATCCGTATCTGTCGAAGCCGGTGTATTTCGCCGGGCTGGACAATGCGGAGGACCAGTTGACGCTGGCGTATCTGCGCGACACGGCGGAGCAGGCCGGGGTGAAGACGCGGCAGATGCTGATGGAGGAGATTGGGTGGAATGAGGAGCGGCAGGGGTTTGTCGATCCGGATGAGCAGCAGATGTTCTCGGTGTTCAAGCTGTATCCGTGGGAGCTGATGGTCGCGGAAGAGTTCGGGCCGGCGGCGCTCAGGACGTACCAGAGCATGCGATGGATGGAGCCGGTGTGGAAGATGCTGCTTTCGAACAAGGGGATTCTGCCGGTGTTGTGGGAGATGTATCCGGGGCATGAGCTGCTGCTTGAGGCGCACTTTGCCAACGAGGGGGGCCGCAATACGCATGGGATGAGGGACTATGTTCGCAAGCCGCTGTTCTCGCGGGAGGGCGAGAATATTACGGTGGTGCGCGATGGTGCGACGGAGTATTCGACCGGTGGGCGATACACGGGAGCGGAGATCGTGCAGGCGCTGGGGCCTGAGGCCGCGTTTGCGGACAATTTGAGGCCGGGGGCGACGCGGCATCCGGTGCTGGGGCTGTGGATGGTGGACCAGGAGTGTTGTGGGATGGGGATTCGCGAGTCTTCGGGGCCGATAACGAATAATCTGAGTTCGTTTGTTCCGCACTATTTTGTCTGA
- a CDS encoding type II toxin-antitoxin system TacA family antitoxin, translating into MPSTLLKTRSERLNVRVTEAQARLIKLAAKQRSANVSSFLVESACLRAEEELASQRHFVYTEEQWAAFTAALDAPAKVKPRLRKLLTEPSVLERRSRR; encoded by the coding sequence ATGCCTTCCACATTACTCAAAACACGTTCTGAACGGCTCAACGTTCGTGTGACCGAAGCACAAGCCAGACTCATTAAACTGGCGGCCAAGCAGAGGAGCGCCAACGTCTCGAGTTTTCTTGTAGAGAGCGCCTGTCTTCGCGCCGAAGAGGAACTTGCCTCGCAGAGGCATTTTGTTTACACCGAGGAGCAATGGGCCGCCTTCACTGCTGCGTTGGATGCTCCAGCAAAGGTGAAGCCCCGGCTTCGTAAGCTGCTGACGGAACCAAGCGTGCTCGAACGGAGATCCCGTCGATAG
- a CDS encoding GNAT family N-acetyltransferase: MLEEFQIELLSKKHDSGAFDCGGHESLNIWLKRHALQSQSNDSARTYVLHRRNVVCGYYAICAASIERDRATLRAAQGQASHPVPLSLIGRLAIDRHEQGKGFGSALLKDALVRIERAAEIIGIRAVLVHAIDEAARDFYERFDFERCPGDDLHLMLLMKDLRKSLLVR, from the coding sequence ATGCTTGAGGAGTTTCAGATAGAGCTTCTTTCAAAGAAGCACGATTCAGGAGCCTTCGACTGTGGAGGTCATGAGTCATTGAACATTTGGCTCAAACGGCATGCCCTGCAAAGCCAGTCCAACGACAGCGCTCGAACCTATGTCCTTCATCGCCGAAACGTTGTATGTGGTTACTATGCCATCTGCGCCGCCAGCATTGAGCGCGATCGGGCAACGCTTCGCGCTGCTCAGGGGCAGGCGAGTCATCCCGTACCACTAAGCCTTATCGGACGTTTAGCGATTGACCGGCATGAACAAGGAAAAGGCTTTGGCAGCGCGCTCCTCAAAGATGCCCTGGTTCGCATCGAACGGGCAGCGGAGATAATCGGCATCCGCGCGGTGCTTGTCCATGCCATAGACGAAGCAGCACGAGATTTTTATGAGAGATTCGATTTTGAGCGATGTCCTGGCGACGATCTTCATCTGATGCTGCTGATGAAAGACCTTCGCAAGAGCCTTTTGGTCCGATGA